A window of the Bacteroides thetaiotaomicron VPI-5482 genome harbors these coding sequences:
- the feoB gene encoding ferrous iron transport protein B, whose amino-acid sequence MRLSELGTGEKGVIVKVLGHGGFRKRIVEMGFIKGKTVEVLLNAPLKDPIKYKVLGYEISLRRQEAEMIEVVSEEEAKKQAEKAVYHEGLPEDVSVKEEDMKRLALGKRRTINVALVGNPNSGKTSLFNLASGAHEHVGNYSGVTVDAKEGYFDFEGYHFRIVDLPGTYSLSAYTPEEIYVRRHIVDETPDVIINVVDSSNLERNLYLTTQLIDMNVRMVVALNIYDELESSGNTLDYHLLSKLFGVPMVPTVSKKNRGLDTLFHVVINLYEGVDFFDKQGNMNPEVLKDLTEWHDSLEDRKNHEEEHLEDYVREHKRKGRVFRHIHINHGPDLEKAIDAVKEEVSKNEFIRHKYSTRFLSIKLLENDPDIESFVRTLPNAGEIFRIRDKMAKRVQETMNEDCESAITDAKYGFISGALKETFTDNHLEQAQTTKVLDAIVTHRIWGYPIFFLFMYLMFEGTFVLGEYPMMGIEWLVGQIGDLIRNNMSEGPLKDMLVDGIVGGVGGVIVFLPNILILYFCISLMEDSGYMARAAFIMDKIMHKMGLHGKSFIPLIMGFGCNVPAIMASRTIENRKSRLITMLINPLMSCSARLPIYLLLVGAFFPNNASLVLLSIYAIGIFLAVLLARLFSKFLVKGDDTPFVMELPPYRMPTAKSIFRHTWEKGAQYLKKMGGIIMIASIIIWFLGYYPNHEAYETVAEQQENSYIGQLGRAIEPVIKPMGFDWKLGIGLISGVGAKELVVSTLGVLYVDDPEADEASLAERIPITPLVAFCYMLFVLIYFPCIAALAAIKQESGSWKWALFAACYTTGLAWLVAFSVYQIGGMFV is encoded by the coding sequence ATGCGTTTATCCGAATTAGGAACAGGTGAAAAAGGTGTCATCGTTAAGGTCTTGGGACACGGAGGCTTTCGTAAACGTATTGTGGAGATGGGTTTTATCAAAGGTAAAACTGTTGAAGTATTGTTGAATGCTCCACTGAAAGACCCGATTAAATATAAAGTCTTAGGTTATGAAATATCTCTTCGTCGTCAGGAAGCGGAAATGATTGAGGTAGTCAGCGAGGAAGAAGCAAAAAAACAAGCCGAAAAAGCTGTATATCACGAAGGTCTGCCCGAAGATGTTTCTGTAAAAGAAGAAGATATGAAACGGTTGGCGTTAGGTAAGCGCCGTACTATCAACGTTGCTCTGGTCGGGAATCCGAACTCAGGCAAAACTTCTCTTTTCAATCTGGCTTCCGGCGCTCATGAGCATGTAGGAAACTATAGCGGTGTGACGGTAGATGCCAAAGAAGGATATTTCGATTTCGAAGGTTATCATTTCCGTATTGTCGATTTGCCGGGAACGTATTCACTGTCAGCTTATACACCGGAAGAAATTTATGTCCGCCGTCACATTGTTGATGAAACGCCGGACGTAATCATCAATGTAGTCGATTCTTCAAATCTGGAGCGAAATCTGTATCTGACTACCCAACTGATTGATATGAATGTCCGTATGGTGGTAGCTTTGAATATTTACGATGAACTTGAATCCAGCGGTAATACATTGGATTATCATTTGTTGAGTAAATTGTTCGGAGTGCCGATGGTGCCTACTGTCAGCAAGAAGAATCGTGGACTGGATACCTTGTTTCATGTAGTAATCAACCTTTATGAAGGGGTTGATTTTTTTGACAAGCAGGGAAATATGAATCCGGAAGTTCTGAAAGACCTGACCGAATGGCATGATTCTCTGGAAGACCGGAAGAATCATGAGGAAGAACATCTGGAGGATTACGTGCGCGAACATAAAAGGAAAGGGCGTGTATTCCGTCATATCCATATCAATCATGGTCCCGATCTGGAAAAAGCGATTGACGCTGTAAAAGAGGAAGTATCCAAGAATGAATTTATCCGCCATAAATATTCTACCCGCTTTCTGTCTATCAAGTTGCTGGAAAACGATCCCGATATAGAGAGCTTTGTACGGACGCTGCCCAATGCGGGAGAGATTTTCCGTATTCGCGACAAGATGGCCAAGCGCGTTCAGGAAACGATGAACGAGGATTGCGAATCCGCCATAACGGATGCCAAATACGGTTTTATCAGTGGTGCGCTGAAAGAGACATTTACTGACAATCATCTGGAGCAGGCGCAGACGACGAAGGTGCTGGATGCTATCGTTACTCATCGTATCTGGGGGTATCCTATCTTTTTCCTTTTCATGTACCTGATGTTTGAGGGAACATTTGTTCTCGGAGAATATCCGATGATGGGAATTGAATGGCTGGTGGGGCAAATCGGTGACTTGATTCGCAATAACATGTCGGAGGGGCCGTTGAAGGATATGCTGGTTGACGGTATCGTAGGCGGTGTAGGTGGTGTTATCGTCTTTCTGCCCAATATTCTGATTCTGTATTTCTGTATTTCGCTGATGGAAGACTCCGGTTATATGGCCCGTGCAGCGTTTATAATGGATAAAATTATGCATAAGATGGGCTTGCATGGAAAATCGTTTATTCCGTTGATTATGGGATTCGGTTGTAATGTGCCTGCTATCATGGCTTCCCGTACTATTGAGAACCGGAAAAGCCGTTTGATTACGATGTTGATTAACCCGTTGATGTCTTGTAGCGCGCGTCTGCCCATTTATCTTTTGTTGGTAGGAGCTTTCTTCCCGAACAATGCGAGTTTGGTGTTGTTAAGTATTTATGCGATCGGAATTTTTCTGGCTGTGCTGTTGGCGCGTCTGTTCAGCAAGTTTTTGGTAAAGGGTGATGATACTCCTTTTGTGATGGAGCTTCCTCCTTATCGAATGCCGACGGCAAAATCCATATTCCGTCATACATGGGAGAAGGGAGCGCAGTATCTGAAAAAAATGGGAGGGATTATTATGATTGCTTCTATTATCATCTGGTTCCTCGGATATTATCCGAACCATGAGGCGTATGAGACAGTAGCTGAACAACAGGAAAATTCTTATATCGGTCAGTTAGGACGGGCTATAGAGCCGGTGATAAAGCCGATGGGCTTTGACTGGAAGTTGGGTATCGGTTTGATTTCCGGAGTAGGGGCAAAAGAGCTGGTCGTTAGTACGCTGGGTGTTTTGTATGTGGATGATCCGGAGGCCGATGAGGCTAGCCTGGCGGAACGGATTCCGATAACTCCTTTAGTGGCGTTCTGTTATATGCTGTTTGTGCTGATTTACTTCCCTTGTATTGCGGCATTGGCGGCTATTAAGCAAGAGTCCGGCAGTTGGAAGTGGGCGCTCTTTGCAGCTTGCTATACCACAGGGCTGGCCTGGCTGGTGGCATTTTCAGTTTATCAGATTGGAGGAATGTTTGTATGA
- the tilS gene encoding tRNA lysidine(34) synthetase TilS, whose translation MIQQRVIRYIEKEHLFLPDDKLLVALSGGADSVALLRVLHTAGYQCEAAHCNFHLRGEESNRDERFVRQLCQKYGIRLHITDFNTTQYATEKRISIEMAARELRYNWFEKIKEECGAHVIAVAHHQDDSVETMLFNLIRGTGITGLLGIRPRNGAIVRPLLCINREEIIRYLQQIGQDFVTDSTNLEDEYTRNKIRLNLLPLMQEINPSVKNSLIETSNHLNDVATIYNKVIDEAKTRIITPEGIRIDALLDEPAPEAFLFETLHPLGFNSAQIKDIANSLHGQPGKQFVSKEWRVIKDRNLLLLETIRPEDESTLPYQLIKEEREFTPDFRIPREKETACFDADKLNEEIHCRKWQAGDTFIPFGMTGKKKISDYLTDRKFSISQKERQWVLCCGERIAWLIGERTDNRFRIDETTKRVIIYKIV comes from the coding sequence ATGATACAACAACGGGTTATACGATATATAGAGAAAGAGCATTTATTCTTGCCGGATGATAAACTTTTGGTTGCCCTGAGTGGTGGAGCCGACTCAGTTGCCTTGCTGCGTGTACTCCACACAGCAGGTTATCAATGTGAAGCTGCCCACTGCAATTTCCATTTACGTGGTGAAGAATCAAACCGTGACGAACGGTTTGTCCGGCAACTTTGCCAAAAATACGGCATCCGCCTGCATATCACCGACTTCAACACGACTCAGTACGCAACAGAAAAACGGATCTCGATAGAAATGGCAGCCAGAGAACTCCGTTACAACTGGTTCGAAAAGATAAAAGAAGAGTGCGGAGCCCATGTAATCGCCGTAGCTCACCACCAGGACGACAGTGTAGAAACGATGCTGTTCAACCTCATTCGGGGTACAGGCATTACCGGTTTATTAGGAATCCGCCCCCGAAACGGAGCAATCGTACGTCCGCTGCTCTGCATCAACCGGGAAGAAATCATCCGCTACCTGCAACAGATCGGACAAGACTTCGTAACAGACAGCACCAATCTGGAAGACGAATATACCCGTAATAAAATCCGCCTCAACCTGCTTCCACTAATGCAGGAAATAAATCCGTCGGTCAAAAACAGTCTGATAGAAACAAGCAATCACCTGAATGATGTAGCTACTATATATAATAAGGTAATAGACGAAGCCAAAACACGGATTATCACTCCGGAAGGTATCCGAATCGATGCTCTACTGGACGAACCCGCTCCCGAAGCTTTCTTGTTTGAAACATTGCATCCACTGGGATTCAATTCGGCACAAATCAAAGATATAGCCAATTCGCTTCACGGGCAGCCGGGGAAACAATTCGTCAGCAAAGAATGGAGAGTCATTAAAGACCGGAATTTGCTGCTACTGGAAACCATCCGGCCGGAAGACGAATCTACCCTTCCCTATCAATTAATAAAAGAGGAAAGAGAATTCACACCCGATTTCCGGATTCCACGGGAAAAAGAAACCGCCTGTTTCGATGCAGACAAATTAAATGAGGAAATTCACTGCCGCAAATGGCAAGCGGGAGATACATTCATCCCCTTTGGCATGACGGGCAAGAAAAAAATAAGCGATTATCTGACCGACCGCAAATTCTCCATCAGCCAAAAAGAACGCCAATGGGTTCTCTGCTGCGGTGAACGCATTGCATGGCTGATAGGCGAACGGACAGATAACCGCTTCCGGATAGACGAAACGACTAAACGAGTGATTATCTACAAGATAGTCTGA
- a CDS encoding 4Fe-4S binding protein, with the protein MTVNEARLIYFSPTHTSKQVAEAIVHGTGIKNVISINLTLQTVEETVIPTSALAVIVVPVYGGHVAPLAMERLESIRGLDTPAVLVVVYGNRAYEKALMELDAFAIPHGLKVIAGATFIGEHSYSTDKCPIADGRPNESDLDYAEDFGKKIMEKIQAAAGSDTLYQVDVRAIKRPSQPFFPLFRFLRKVVKLRKSGTPLPRTPWIEDESLCTHCGICAARCPAGAITKGDELNTNAEKCIKCCACVKACANKARKYDTPFASLLSECFKKQKLPQTIL; encoded by the coding sequence ATGACAGTAAATGAAGCTCGTTTAATTTATTTTTCGCCTACACACACATCAAAACAAGTAGCCGAAGCAATTGTTCACGGAACCGGTATAAAAAATGTCATTTCGATAAATCTCACATTGCAGACTGTCGAGGAAACCGTTATTCCTACGTCTGCATTAGCTGTTATCGTAGTGCCTGTATATGGAGGCCATGTGGCTCCTTTGGCTATGGAACGTCTGGAAAGTATTCGTGGTCTGGATACTCCTGCCGTATTGGTCGTGGTTTACGGAAACCGTGCCTACGAGAAGGCGTTGATGGAACTGGACGCTTTTGCCATCCCTCACGGATTGAAGGTGATTGCCGGAGCAACCTTCATAGGTGAACATTCATATAGCACTGACAAATGTCCCATTGCGGACGGTCGCCCGAATGAATCGGATTTGGATTATGCAGAAGATTTCGGAAAAAAAATAATGGAGAAAATTCAGGCAGCTGCCGGATCCGATACCCTTTATCAGGTGGATGTGCGTGCCATCAAACGTCCCAGTCAGCCGTTCTTCCCCTTGTTCCGCTTTTTGAGGAAGGTGGTCAAACTGCGTAAAAGCGGAACTCCGCTTCCCCGTACCCCTTGGATAGAAGATGAGAGCTTGTGTACTCATTGTGGCATCTGTGCGGCTCGTTGTCCGGCAGGAGCGATTACCAAAGGGGACGAACTGAACACGAATGCTGAAAAATGCATCAAATGCTGCGCCTGTGTGAAAGCATGTGCAAACAAGGCAAGGAAATATGATACTCCTTTCGCTTCTTTGCTGTCCGAGTGTTTCAAGAAACAGAAATTGCCTCAGACTATCTTGTAG
- the rho gene encoding transcription termination factor Rho encodes MYNIIQLNDKNLSELQVIAKELGIKKADSFKKEELVYKILDEQAIAGATKKVAAEKLKEERKGDKNKRSRTAAPKKEEKVAPAAKNAEVTKNKENAPAAKPQQQPKEEAANKAKEAPVAEPKAEKAAPKRKVGRPRKDANIAEKAENKEVENAKPIVKPTEEKAVAEKTVVAPAAEKATPTQETEKKVKENKPAVAEKPVIAKPQKKSAPVIDEESTILSSEDDDDFIPIEDLPSEKIELPTELFGKFEATKAETAQAAPEQAPQPQQQQHSQPQQRQRIVRPRDNNNNAGNNNVNANNNNNFQRNNNNNQRPPMQQRPAQQQNNVAENLPAVQQQPERKVIEREKPYEFDDILSGVGVLEIMQDGYGFLRSSDYNYLSSPDDIYVSQSQIKLFGLKTGDVVEGIIRPPKEGEKYFPLVKVSKINGRDAAFVRDRVPFEHLTPLFPDEKFRLCKGGYSDSMSARVVDLFAPIGKGQRALIVAQPKTGKTILMKDIANAIAANHPEVYMIMLLIDERPEEVTDMARSVNAEVIASTFDEPAERHVKIAGIVLEKAKRLVECGHDVVIFLDSITRLARAYNTVSPASGKVLSGGVDANALHKPKRFFGAARNIENGGSLTIIATALIDTGSKMDEVIFEEFKGTGNMELQLDRNLSNKRIFPAVNITASSTRRDDLLLDKTTLDRMWILRKYLADMNPIEAMDFVKDRLEKTRDNDEFLMSMNS; translated from the coding sequence ATGTATAACATTATCCAATTGAACGACAAAAATCTGTCGGAACTTCAAGTTATTGCCAAAGAGCTAGGCATCAAAAAAGCAGACTCATTTAAGAAAGAAGAACTTGTATACAAGATTCTTGATGAGCAAGCCATAGCCGGAGCCACTAAGAAAGTTGCCGCAGAGAAATTAAAAGAAGAACGCAAAGGAGATAAAAACAAGCGTTCGCGCACAGCCGCACCTAAAAAAGAAGAGAAAGTAGCACCTGCAGCCAAAAATGCGGAAGTTACTAAAAATAAAGAAAATGCTCCTGCAGCCAAACCTCAGCAACAGCCTAAAGAAGAGGCTGCCAACAAAGCCAAAGAAGCTCCCGTTGCTGAACCGAAGGCAGAGAAAGCTGCTCCTAAGCGCAAAGTAGGCCGTCCCCGCAAAGACGCCAATATCGCTGAAAAAGCAGAAAACAAGGAGGTGGAAAACGCAAAACCGATAGTGAAACCAACAGAAGAAAAAGCTGTTGCGGAAAAAACGGTAGTTGCACCGGCGGCTGAAAAAGCAACTCCGACACAGGAGACAGAAAAGAAAGTAAAAGAAAACAAACCTGCCGTTGCAGAAAAACCGGTAATAGCCAAACCGCAAAAGAAATCGGCACCGGTGATCGACGAAGAAAGTACCATCTTATCCAGCGAAGACGATGATGACTTTATCCCAATCGAAGACCTGCCTTCTGAAAAAATAGAGCTTCCGACCGAACTCTTCGGCAAATTCGAAGCGACCAAGGCAGAAACAGCACAAGCCGCCCCCGAGCAAGCTCCACAACCACAGCAACAACAGCATTCACAACCGCAACAACGCCAGCGCATTGTCCGCCCACGCGACAACAATAACAACGCCGGCAATAACAATGTAAATGCTAACAACAATAATAATTTCCAGCGTAATAATAACAACAACCAGCGTCCTCCGATGCAACAACGTCCTGCACAACAGCAGAACAACGTTGCCGAGAACCTTCCGGCTGTACAACAACAGCCGGAACGCAAAGTGATCGAGCGTGAAAAGCCTTATGAATTCGATGATATCCTCAGCGGAGTAGGCGTACTGGAAATCATGCAGGACGGATACGGATTCCTCCGTTCTTCCGATTACAATTATCTTTCTTCTCCGGACGATATTTATGTATCACAGTCACAAATTAAGTTATTTGGTCTTAAGACCGGTGACGTGGTAGAAGGCATCATCCGTCCGCCAAAGGAAGGAGAAAAATATTTCCCGTTAGTAAAGGTGTCAAAGATCAACGGACGTGACGCAGCTTTCGTTCGCGACCGTGTTCCTTTCGAACACTTGACTCCGCTCTTCCCGGACGAGAAATTCAGACTCTGCAAAGGCGGTTATTCAGACTCCATGTCTGCCCGGGTTGTAGACCTTTTCGCTCCTATCGGTAAGGGACAGCGTGCACTGATCGTAGCACAGCCGAAGACAGGTAAGACCATCTTGATGAAAGATATCGCCAACGCCATCGCAGCCAATCATCCGGAAGTATATATGATTATGCTGCTGATCGACGAACGTCCGGAGGAAGTAACCGACATGGCACGCAGCGTCAACGCAGAAGTAATCGCTTCTACTTTTGACGAACCGGCAGAACGCCACGTAAAAATCGCAGGTATCGTACTCGAGAAAGCAAAAAGACTGGTAGAATGCGGACACGACGTAGTGATCTTCCTTGACTCTATCACTCGTCTGGCACGTGCTTACAATACTGTATCTCCCGCATCCGGTAAAGTACTTTCCGGTGGTGTGGACGCCAATGCACTTCACAAGCCCAAACGCTTCTTCGGTGCTGCCCGTAACATCGAAAACGGCGGTTCGCTGACTATCATCGCTACCGCACTGATCGACACCGGTTCCAAAATGGACGAAGTTATCTTCGAAGAATTCAAAGGTACAGGTAACATGGAGTTGCAGCTTGACCGCAACCTGTCCAACAAGCGTATCTTCCCTGCTGTCAACATCACCGCATCCAGTACTCGTCGCGACGATCTGCTGCTTGACAAGACAACACTCGACCGCATGTGGATATTACGCAAATACCTTGCAGATATGAATCCTATCGAAGCAATGGATTTCGTAAAAGACCGTCTGGAAAAAACAAGAGACAACGACGAATTCCTGATGAGCATGAATAGCTGA
- a CDS encoding sulfatase family protein yields the protein MKTIYPFMGLALCGAAAQAQEKPNFLIIQCDHLTQRVVGAYGQTQGCTLPIDEVASRGVIFSNAYVGCPLSQPSRAALWSGMMPHQTNVRSNSSEPVNTRLPENVPTLGSLFSESGYEAVHFGKTHDMGSLRGFKHKEPVAKPFTDPEFPVNNDSFLDVGTCEDAVAYLSNPPKEPFICIADFQNPHNICGFIGENAGVHTDRPISGPLPELPDNFDVEDWSNIPTPVQYICCSHRRMTQAAHWNEENYRHYIAAFQHYTKMVSKQVDSVLKALYSTPAGRNTIVVIMADHGDGMASHRMVTKHISFYDEMTNVPFIFAGPGIKQQKKPVDHLLTQPTLDLLPTLCDLAGIAVPAEKAGISLAPTLRGEKQKKSHPYVVSEWHSEYEYVTTPGRMVRGPRYKYTHYLEGNGEELYDMKKDPGERKNLAKDPKYSKILAEHRALLDDYITRSKDDYRSLKVDADPRCRNHTPGYPSHEGPGAREILKRK from the coding sequence ATGAAAACAATTTATCCATTCATGGGATTAGCCCTTTGTGGCGCAGCAGCCCAGGCACAAGAAAAGCCGAACTTCCTGATTATCCAGTGCGACCATCTCACACAACGTGTCGTAGGCGCTTACGGACAGACACAAGGCTGCACACTTCCCATTGACGAAGTAGCATCAAGAGGAGTTATCTTCTCTAACGCTTATGTAGGCTGCCCCCTCAGCCAACCTTCACGCGCAGCATTATGGAGCGGCATGATGCCTCACCAGACCAATGTACGTTCAAACTCCAGCGAACCCGTCAACACCCGCCTGCCGGAAAACGTGCCGACACTGGGTAGTCTCTTCTCCGAAAGCGGTTATGAGGCCGTACACTTCGGCAAGACTCACGACATGGGCTCACTGAGAGGCTTCAAACATAAAGAACCGGTAGCCAAGCCATTCACCGATCCCGAATTTCCGGTCAACAATGACAGTTTCCTGGATGTAGGAACCTGCGAGGATGCCGTTGCCTACCTCAGCAATCCTCCGAAAGAACCTTTTATTTGCATTGCAGATTTTCAGAACCCGCATAATATCTGCGGATTCATCGGCGAAAACGCAGGAGTACACACCGACCGGCCGATCAGCGGACCACTGCCCGAATTGCCGGACAACTTTGACGTGGAAGACTGGAGCAATATTCCGACTCCCGTACAATATATCTGTTGCAGTCACCGCCGCATGACACAGGCTGCCCATTGGAACGAAGAAAACTATCGTCACTACATCGCCGCCTTCCAGCATTACACCAAGATGGTGTCCAAGCAAGTAGACAGCGTACTGAAAGCCCTCTACTCCACCCCTGCCGGAAGAAACACGATTGTCGTAATTATGGCGGACCACGGCGACGGCATGGCATCCCACCGCATGGTGACCAAGCATATCAGCTTCTATGATGAAATGACCAACGTTCCGTTTATCTTTGCCGGTCCCGGCATCAAGCAGCAGAAGAAACCCGTAGACCACCTGCTGACACAGCCGACCTTAGACCTCCTGCCCACCCTTTGCGACCTGGCAGGCATCGCCGTTCCGGCAGAAAAAGCCGGCATCAGCCTTGCACCGACTCTAAGGGGAGAGAAACAAAAGAAAAGCCACCCTTACGTTGTCTCCGAATGGCACAGCGAATATGAGTACGTTACCACTCCCGGACGCATGGTGCGCGGACCGAGATATAAATACACCCATTATCTGGAAGGCAACGGAGAAGAACTGTACGATATGAAAAAAGATCCGGGTGAAAGAAAAAATCTTGCCAAAGACCCTAAATACTCCAAAATACTCGCCGAGCATCGTGCTTTGCTGGACGATTACATCACACGTTCCAAAGATGATTACCGCAGTTTGAAGGTAGATGCCGATCCCCGGTGCAGAAATCATACTCCCGGCTACCCCAGCCACGAAGGTCCTGGGGCACGGGAGATCCTCAAAAGAAAATAA
- a CDS encoding tetratricopeptide repeat-containing sensor histidine kinase translates to MNSNLQHIIALIAAIFISAALHATNLNKERLTLLQPLVEHDLSFNTNIDITTDSIILWEKLLSPELEKQQEYHILFPLKMMAVQALITEGNISLAVNNANSMYQQAKAIDYPFGTALALRALADTYQSSGNPQSAIESYEESLKIMQKIPASIPYLKTSMFHLILSKLKYRQMTDIEKDFAYLESLYHKESGLPDDFYLPCSYAYYYIQTNNLPKALEYLKQLDSIYEKYPYPYYSSISNYMYAGYHIESKEYDKALKEYEELLTITKKTALFRHVQLLQERAKVLVLMNQKQEACKIYEEINHLKDSLDAQSYLSQINELHTLYQIDKSELNYINIQKNLYYWSLSVILVIVVLIIIAIFRIKRTNNRLLQSQQEQEKAKKQAEKSIHTKSLFLSNMSHEIRTPLNALSGFSAILTEESIDNETKQQCNDIIQQNSELLLKLINDVIDLSSLEIGKMQFKFNECDIVALCRNVIDMVEKIKQTQAEVRFSTSLSSLKLTTDSARLQQVLINLLINATKFTAQGTITLELVKQTEDTALFSVSDTGCGISKENQNKIFNRFEKLDENAQGTGLGLSICQLIIEQLGGKIWIDPDYDKGARFLFTHPIRHAQIKIHQAR, encoded by the coding sequence GTGAATAGTAATTTACAGCATATAATAGCACTCATTGCAGCCATATTCATATCGGCGGCTCTCCATGCAACAAACCTGAACAAAGAACGACTTACCTTACTCCAGCCACTTGTCGAGCATGATCTTTCTTTCAATACAAATATCGATATTACAACGGACAGCATCATCTTATGGGAAAAGCTCTTAAGCCCCGAACTTGAAAAGCAGCAAGAATATCATATTCTGTTTCCATTGAAAATGATGGCAGTTCAGGCATTAATTACAGAAGGAAATATCAGTCTGGCAGTCAACAACGCCAACTCAATGTATCAGCAAGCCAAAGCTATAGATTATCCTTTCGGAACGGCACTGGCATTGCGTGCCCTTGCAGACACCTACCAAAGTTCGGGAAATCCCCAGTCTGCTATAGAGTCTTATGAGGAATCCTTGAAAATAATGCAAAAAATTCCGGCAAGTATTCCATATCTTAAGACAAGCATGTTTCATTTGATCCTGAGCAAACTCAAATACAGGCAAATGACAGATATCGAAAAAGATTTTGCCTATCTGGAGTCTCTTTACCATAAAGAATCAGGTTTGCCCGATGACTTCTATCTGCCTTGCAGCTATGCCTATTATTATATACAGACAAACAACCTTCCAAAAGCACTGGAGTATCTGAAACAGCTGGACTCCATCTACGAAAAATATCCGTATCCCTACTATTCTTCAATCAGCAACTATATGTATGCCGGCTATCATATTGAGTCAAAAGAATATGATAAAGCGCTGAAAGAATATGAAGAATTACTCACCATAACAAAGAAAACGGCTTTATTCAGACATGTTCAGTTATTACAGGAACGCGCCAAAGTCCTGGTACTTATGAATCAGAAACAAGAGGCGTGCAAGATTTATGAGGAGATTAATCATCTCAAAGATTCATTGGACGCCCAAAGTTATCTCAGCCAGATAAACGAACTGCATACCCTGTATCAGATAGATAAAAGCGAACTTAATTATATCAACATACAAAAAAATCTCTATTATTGGAGTCTGTCTGTGATCTTAGTGATCGTAGTACTGATCATCATTGCCATTTTCCGCATCAAGCGCACCAACAATCGTCTTCTGCAATCACAACAGGAACAGGAAAAAGCCAAGAAACAAGCAGAAAAGTCTATCCACACCAAAAGCCTTTTTCTCTCCAATATGAGCCATGAGATTCGTACTCCGCTCAATGCTTTATCTGGTTTTTCAGCTATTCTGACAGAAGAATCCATCGACAACGAAACGAAACAACAGTGCAACGATATCATCCAGCAGAACTCAGAACTGCTGCTCAAACTGATTAATGATGTAATTGACTTATCCAGCCTTGAAATTGGAAAAATGCAATTCAAATTCAACGAGTGTGATATTGTAGCGCTATGCAGAAATGTCATCGACATGGTAGAGAAAATAAAGCAGACTCAAGCGGAAGTACGGTTTTCCACCTCTCTCAGTTCACTGAAGCTGACCACGGACAGTGCCCGCCTGCAACAAGTACTGATCAATCTGCTTATCAACGCCACAAAGTTTACTGCACAAGGCACTATCACCCTGGAACTGGTGAAACAAACGGAAGATACGGCCCTTTTCTCCGTTAGTGATACCGGTTGCGGAATCTCCAAGGAGAACCAGAACAAGATATTCAACCGCTTCGAAAAGCTCGATGAAAACGCACAAGGCACAGGACTCGGATTATCTATCTGCCAGCTTATCATTGAGCAACTGGGAGGCAAAATATGGATCGACCCGGACTATGACAAAGGAGCACGTTTTCTGTTCACACACCCGATTCGCCATGCGCAGATAAAAATCCATCAAGCACGATGA